In one window of Leptidea sinapis chromosome 9, ilLepSina1.1, whole genome shotgun sequence DNA:
- the LOC126965952 gene encoding X-ray repair cross-complementing protein 5-like encodes MAPIKIDQGTVIILDIGRNTSATSEKEDKCFFVYARECAARILERKILSQAKNYVGVILLGSKSYTGDFKHIEIIFELQTPTWQMIRNLPENASKTKGNWFDALIVAVDHFKNGVPGVKFMNRKIILMTNFKNPSLIEDDQMNKALFGLKEEEFEVDIIGPNIYSEDNKYIDIEYARNLVEGTNGATATFEYTMRYLLYHRKKATNPIPWNVDLSIGPNIKIPLSVYIKLKDEPVVKNWLKCVKDPITNTASTTEGILKNKIYINSENKSVIDDSSNVIKGYSYGQQIIPFSDCDKSMLYEPGQKSLNVYGFTAANNVTWQCLNGDGLFYVFGQKGDKKAQFAVKCLAECLHELNLIGIVRRVYNNGNAPKMFALMPIIDANYVCLSMAEICYKENLKNITFPVTNIKKFSINDEQVLAFKNLIKSMDLTKAYEESEFDDTEAFPIGETVSPSAQYVLDCIAYRAMNPGKPLPSVRDDINMLSQIPPLIKKRSREPLEKIKKLFDLKKVEPKTKKKSLPMDEDDQQNIDNNNDIMDIDEMPKININHLDKSIHDIKKVGTIDPLGDFNILIRHGKPFIELAKEMTQAIESIIYTNFDNNYDKAFEAMAHFRDKCVELDPTEYNSWLRNFKMELNLRKNDIVLNLITNKKVGYILKNENEESMYEKDDAESELYENDTVPELTEVSISSQVNNMFDDI; translated from the exons ATGGCGCCAATTAAAATAGATCAAGGCACAGTTATCATATTGGATATAGGGAGAAATACCTCCGCGACTTCTGAAAAAGAAGACAagtgtttttttgtttatgcaAGAGAATGCGCCGCTCGTATATTAGAGAGGAAAATTTTAAGTCAAGCTAAAAACTATGTTGGTGTAATATTACTAGGCTCCAAAAGCTATACTGGAGACTTTAAACATATTGAAATAATCTTTGAGTTACAAACTCCTACCTGGCAAATGATTCGTAATTTGCCTGAGAAC GCTTCTAAGACTAAAGGGAATTGGTTTGATGCTCTCATAGTAGCAGttgatcactttaaaaatggaGTACCAGGTGTGAAATTCATgaatagaaaaattatattaatgaccaATTTTAAAAATCCTTCACTCATTGAAGATGACCAAATGAATAAG gcTCTCTTTGGAttaaaagaagaagaatttGAAGTTGACATTATTGGGCCAAATATTTACTCTgaagataataaatatatagatattgagTATGCAAGAAACCTTGTGGAAGGCACCAACGGGGCGACAGCAACATTTGAATATACCATGAGGTACTTATTGTACCATAGGAAGAAAGCCACAAATCCTATTCCATGGAATGTTGACTTAAGTATTGGTCCAAACATCAAAATACCACTATCTGTTTACATCAAGCTAAAAGATGAGCCTGTTGTAAAAAATTGGTTAAAGTGTGTAAAAGATCCTATTACCAATACAGCAAGCACTACAGAAGGTATATTGAAGAATAAAATCTATATTAACTCTGAAAACAAAAGTGTTATTGATGATTCATCTAATGTTATAAAGGGATATAGTTATGGCCAACAAATCATTCCATTCTCTGATTGTGACAAAAGCATGCTTTATGAGCCAGGTCAAAAATCATTGAATGTATATGGTTTTACTGCTGCTAATAATGTTACCTGGCAATGTTTAAATGGTGATGGTCTATTCTATGTATTTGGCCAAAAAGGTGATAAAAAAGCCCAATTTGCTGTTAAATGTTTAGCTGAATGTCTGCATGAATTAAATCTCATTGGAATTGTAAGAAGAGTTTACAACAATGGAAATGCACCAAAAATGTTTGCTCTTATGCCTATCATTGATGCTAACTATGTATGTCTATCCATGGCTGAAATATgttataaagaaaatttaaaaaatataacatttcctGTAACTAATATTAAGAAGTTTTCAATTAATGATGAACAAGTACTAgcctttaaaaatttaataaagtctATGGATTTAACTAAAGCTTATGAGGAATCAGAATTTGATGACACTGAAGCATTTCCAATTGGAGAAACTGTGAGCCCATCAGCTCAATATGTTCTTGATTGCATTGCATATAGGGCAATGAACCCAGGTAAACCTTTGCCCTCTGTGAGAGATGATATAAATATGCTTTCTCAAATACCTccactaataaaaaaaaggtcGAGAGAACCATTggagaaaattaaaaaactttttgaTTTAAAGAAAGTTGAACcgaaaacaaaaaagaaatcaTTACCAATGGATGAAGATGATCAACAAAATATTGACAAcaataatgatattatggaTATAGATGAAATgccaaaaattaatataaatcatcTAGATAAATCTATCCATGATATTAAAAAGGTTGGTACAATAGATCcacttggagattttaatatcttAATCAGACATGGCAAGCCTTTTATTGAATTAGCAAAAGAAATGACTCAAGCCATTGAGAGTATAATATAtaccaattttgataataacTATGATAAGGCATTTGAAGCAATGGCTCATTTTAGAGACAAGTGTGTCGAACTTGACCCAACAGAATATAATAGTTGGCTGAGGAATTTTAAAATGGAACTCAATTTGAGGAAAAatgatattgttttaaatttgataacaaataaaaaagtagGATATATtctgaaaaatgaaaatgaagaaagTATGTACGAGAAAGATGATGCAGAAAGTGAATTATATGAAAATGACACTGTACCAGAGCTAACAGAAGTTAGTATTAGTTCTCAagttaataatatgtttgatgATATTTAA
- the LOC126966019 gene encoding uncharacterized protein LOC126966019 codes for MKLDSNNKMINGDGNDTPEEILDPRQHAEDIIDEILADFTESRSPDLRHGIGLPDNFLNILQSPRTLAGAYSINQPPQTRTPANSFSENTSVDDIDPSSDLGTSIRNKCMELEEILQTLKSRLNHVVLDDNIMISPEANSLEAQLEHDLDTDCQEDLSLQEFLEILHSQNKISHSSVQ; via the coding sequence atgaaactAGACTCTAATAATAAGATGATCAATGGTGATGGCAATGATACACCCGAAGAAATACTGGATCCAAGACAACATGCGGAAGATATAATTGATGAGATACTAGCTGACTTTACGGAGTCTCGGTCACCTGATTTGAGGCACGGAATTGGCTTACCAGATAATTTTCTGAATATATTACAGTCGCCACGAACATTGGCAGGAGCATACTCAATCAATCAACCGCCACAAACGCGTACGCCCGCTAATTCATTCTCTGAAAATACTTCTGTTGACGATATAGATCCTTCATCAGATCTTGGGACATCAATACGAAACAAATGTATGGAATTAGAAGAGATATTACAAACTTTGAAATCTCGCCTCAATCATGTTGTTCTcgatgataatattatgataagtcCTGAAGCAAACTCTTTGGAAGCACAACTTGAACATGACTTAGATACTGATTGCCAGGAGGATTTGTCTTTACAAGAATTTCTTGAAATTTTACATTCCCAGAACAAAATTTCTCATAGTTCTGTTCAATGA
- the LOC126966009 gene encoding uncharacterized protein LOC126966009, which translates to MAWDLTLDFEYVVTKKEAPRLCFGTCLSREVLPTKGPCLSPFMRRNLGEIRPNLGPGSHDVDRDAFYDLQHRIYSKLYYGPKTPRWLTKHEYQPPPREPLPPKPVRYNCAAFNSTSKRKGLFKSNDYPAPCDYLPETKKRQMQYSYCFSGKKTLRCPVQIKCVPYNLDACGVCGCSCSAQGDYWQFENRLFLCRDHYNLLFTHCLAKFQGAKLADFKSIRDCFFAHAHNSCKAALKIMKVEEIQKKLRKEAYLDLYFPQRRFCNN; encoded by the exons ATGGCCTGGGATTTAACATTGG ATTTTGAATATGTCGTGACGAAAAAAGAAGCGCCTCGCCTTTGTTTTGGAACCTGTCTGAGTAGAGAGGTGCTGCCTACCAAGGGCCCGTGTTTAAGTCCGTTTATGAGAAGGAATTTAGGTGAAATAAGGCCTAATTTGGGTCCTGGATCTCATGACGTAGACCGAGACGCCTTCTACGATCTTCAACACAGG atttatagtaaactttactATGGACCAAAGACTCCGCGGTGGCTAACAAAACACGAGTATCAACCGCCGCCGAGAGAACCACTTCCACCCAAACCGGTTCGTTACAACTGTGCAGCTTTCAATTCTACTTCAAAAAGAAAGGGTTTATTCAAAAGTAACGATTATCCTGC ACCATGTGATTACTTGCCAGAGACTAAAAAGAGGCAAATGCAATATTCGTACTGCTTTTCTGGAAAGAAGACTTTGAGGTGTCCTGTACAG ATAAAGTGCGTTCCGTATAACTTAGACGCTTGTGGAGTTTGTGGCTGTTCTTGTTCAGCACAAGGAGATTATTGGCAATTCGAAAATAGATTATTTCTATGCAGAGATCATTACAATTTACTGTTCACTCACTGTCTCGCCAAATTTCAAGGAGCAAAACTCGCTGATTTTAAG TCTATAAGGGATTGTTTCTTCGCACATGCGCACAATAGTTGTAAGgcagcattaaaaataatgaaagtggaagaaatccaaaaaaaactTCGTAAAGAAGCTTATCTCGACCTTTATTTTCCACAGCGccgattttgtaataattag